The following coding sequences lie in one Candidatus Phytoplasma solani genomic window:
- a CDS encoding IS3 family transposase, which yields MSLEMEKKLKSYSLDTKLKAVVLKQEGKKCKEIQEKFKIKNRSQIYKWVWLYKLYGASYFDKESKEKESENEINLIKRKIKIKVNASLKKNRKLYLEIINEYKDDISLNQLTKWLSISKNSYYKWIEQSNHPRPHNDLEKALFQICKQNSYITTDGKRKRRLGYRIVHQKLIELKFKINPKTVLKMMHKFGLLSQRIQRKPQYYYDLSVQKENNLKNLIQNNYHATIPFEKLCTDITYITFGPKNKKIFVSVILDLFNREIIGFNISKVADVNFVIDTLKCIPKLTNPCVIHCDRGSVYTSKRYKANLKENNLIASYSAKGMPTDNACMESFWANMKRETIHYEKMQKLNELQIEEIISDYIRYYNIYRKMKVLNYLSPLEYKNKNLKN from the coding sequence ATGAGCTTAGAAATGGAGAAGAAATTAAAATCATATTCTTTGGATACTAAATTAAAGGCTGTTGTTTTGAAACAGGAAGGGAAAAAATGTAAAGAAATTCAAGAAAAATTTAAAATTAAAAATCGTAGTCAAATTTATAAATGGGTTTGGTTATATAAATTATATGGTGCATCTTATTTTGACAAAGAATCAAAAGAGAAAGAATCAGAAAATGAAATTAATTTGATTAAAAGAAAAATCAAAATAAAAGTTAATGCTAGTTTGAAAAAGAATAGAAAATTGTATTTAGAAATTATTAATGAATATAAAGATGACATTTCATTGAATCAATTAACTAAATGGTTAAGTATTTCTAAAAATAGTTATTATAAGTGGATAGAACAAAGTAATCATCCGAGACCGCACAATGACTTAGAAAAAGCCTTATTTCAAATATGTAAACAAAATTCATATATTACTACTGATGGCAAAAGAAAAAGACGCCTTGGATATCGCATAGTTCATCAAAAATTAATTGAACTTAAATTCAAAATCAATCCTAAAACCGTTTTAAAAATGATGCATAAATTTGGTTTGTTATCACAAAGGATTCAACGAAAACCTCAATATTATTATGATTTATCGGTTCAAAAAGAAAATAATTTAAAAAATTTAATACAAAATAATTATCACGCAACAATACCTTTTGAAAAATTATGTACTGATATTACTTATATTACTTTTGGGCCGAAAAATAAAAAAATATTTGTTTCAGTAATTTTAGATTTATTTAACCGAGAAATTATAGGATTTAACATTTCTAAGGTTGCTGATGTTAATTTTGTGATTGATACTTTGAAATGCATACCTAAATTAACAAATCCTTGCGTTATCCATTGTGATAGAGGAAGTGTTTATACTTCTAAAAGGTATAAAGCTAATTTAAAAGAAAATAATTTAATCGCTAGCTATTCGGCAAAAGGTATGCCAACTGATAATGCATGTATGGAATCATTTTGGGCCAACATGAAACGCGAAACCATCCATTATGAAAAGATGCAAAAATTAAATGAATTACAAATTGAAGAAATCATTAGTGATTACATTAGGTATTATAATATTTATCGCAAAATGAAAGTTTTAAATTATTTATCACCTTTAGAATATAAAAATAAAAATCTTAAAAATTAA
- the ffh gene encoding signal recognition particle protein, giving the protein MSILGEGLQKIINKIKGKTIIEANDITNIMQDIRLSLIEADVNIKVIDKFHDLIEQRASKQEVLKGLTPKEHIIKIINETLTQLLGSTRADLILNPEPQITTMMLIGLQGSGKTTTAGKLALWLRKKNNKKVLLIACDIYRPGAIEQLKTIGKQINIDVFSKKDIPVNNIIDEGINYAKAKGYDAVIIDTAGRLTIDQNMMQELQNIKSQCNPSEVLLVIDALTGQQSAQNAKSFHEQLGATGIILTKMDADTKGGASLSVRVMTKLPLKFISSSETIDSLEPFNPDRMASRLLGMGDVLTLIETVTQNINPDQGKKMIDRFFDNNYNYYDFQKQLKTLKKMGSFSKILSFIPGLGNKIKTLNASINNDSLKKFEVLIQSMTEKERKNPQLIASSSRRRSRIAAGSGNKLSDVSQLMNLLEQQKKLAKQMKNFDDQDLSKLQDDPLSFFNNLK; this is encoded by the coding sequence ATGAGCATATTAGGAGAAGGTTTACAAAAAATCATCAATAAAATCAAAGGAAAAACCATTATTGAAGCTAACGATATTACAAATATCATGCAAGATATTCGCCTATCTTTGATCGAAGCTGATGTTAATATCAAGGTAATAGATAAATTTCATGATCTAATTGAACAAAGAGCCTCAAAACAAGAAGTATTAAAAGGTCTAACCCCAAAAGAACACATCATTAAAATAATTAACGAAACTTTAACACAACTTTTAGGTTCTACCCGAGCTGATTTAATATTAAACCCTGAACCTCAAATAACAACTATGATGCTAATAGGTTTACAAGGTAGCGGAAAAACTACTACCGCAGGGAAATTAGCCCTTTGGTTAAGAAAAAAAAACAATAAAAAAGTATTGTTAATTGCCTGCGATATTTACCGACCAGGAGCAATCGAACAATTAAAAACCATAGGGAAGCAAATTAACATTGATGTTTTTTCAAAAAAAGATATTCCAGTCAACAATATCATTGATGAAGGGATAAATTATGCGAAAGCAAAAGGATATGATGCTGTCATCATCGATACTGCCGGTCGATTAACAATAGATCAAAACATGATGCAAGAGTTACAAAACATCAAATCCCAATGCAACCCTTCTGAAGTTTTATTAGTCATCGACGCCCTTACAGGTCAACAATCAGCTCAAAATGCTAAGTCTTTTCATGAGCAACTAGGTGCTACTGGTATCATTTTAACTAAAATGGATGCCGATACTAAAGGAGGGGCTTCGTTGTCTGTTAGAGTTATGACAAAACTACCTTTAAAATTTATTTCCTCCTCAGAAACAATTGATTCCTTAGAACCATTTAACCCCGATAGAATGGCATCACGACTTTTGGGAATGGGCGATGTTTTAACTTTGATCGAAACAGTGACTCAGAATATTAACCCTGATCAAGGCAAAAAAATGATAGATAGATTTTTCGACAATAATTATAACTATTATGATTTTCAAAAACAATTAAAAACCTTAAAAAAAATGGGATCTTTTAGTAAAATATTAAGTTTTATTCCTGGTTTGGGTAATAAAATAAAAACCCTCAATGCTAGTATAAACAACGATAGTTTAAAAAAATTTGAAGTTTTAATCCAGAGTATGACTGAAAAAGAAAGAAAAAATCCGCAACTAATTGCTTCGAGTAGCAGAAGAAGAAGTCGGATTGCTGCAGGTTCTGGGAATAAATTAAGCGATGTCAGTCAATTAATGAATCTTTTAGAACAACAAAAAAAACTAGCTAAACAAATGAAAAATTTTGATGACCAAGATCTTTCCAAATTACAAGATGATCCTTTGTCTTTTTTTAATAATCTAAAATAA
- a CDS encoding Panacea domain-containing protein codes for MNNQNNEITIFDVANYIIKKNKSAITNMKLQKLTYYTYAKYLVENNQPIFNEPIEAWLHGPVFPNLYNEFKRYTYKPICRGAKKGEEKNLTNNHRVLIDRIIELYGNKAATSLSNLTHQEAPWRSAWDNNEDWSKNVIKNEIIKNYFTKNFKKIK; via the coding sequence ATGAATAATCAAAATAATGAAATCACTATTTTTGATGTCGCCAATTATATTATTAAAAAAAATAAGAGTGCCATCACAAATATGAAATTACAAAAATTAACTTATTATACATATGCTAAATATTTAGTTGAAAATAATCAACCAATTTTTAATGAACCAATCGAAGCATGGCTTCACGGGCCTGTTTTTCCTAATTTATATAATGAATTTAAACGTTATACCTATAAACCAATTTGTCGCGGAGCTAAAAAAGGAGAAGAAAAAAACTTAACAAACAATCATCGTGTTTTAATCGATAGAATAATAGAATTATATGGAAATAAAGCAGCTACTAGTTTATCTAATTTGACGCATCAAGAAGCTCCTTGGCGATCGGCTTGGGATAATAACGAAGATTGGTCTAAAAATGTTATTAAAAACGAAATAATAAAAAATTATTTTACAAAAAATTTCAAAAAAATAAAGTAA
- a CDS encoding SVM family protein (Sequence-variable mosaic (SVM) proteins are highly divergent, but recognized by the shared signal peptide region that defines them.), protein MFKLKKESIFFKIILFIGLGLFLITNSHKIMAINIEDIPTKTNMQIHDIFLEKVEDISYYVINNNYFECFTSLTLEYPCYNGTNTQHELSWMIKPPYYWIIQQKPVKLLCVVFDKGIRDKMDDKYTLEDLIQMGNGASNMYIFWLKKPLNLNSKINETKNIKDINKQIYNHLEIKFQKKEIGKINNQLNLLQNQKSQLENQLSSNKKDLNKLEHEINQKQAEVESKKQQLIEQINLSKEEKKQLNSEINTLKTDINQEKVNFEVQLSLKEEEINQLKNKLKLLKAELENEKIKYQKKIITLEQKINTYSGILDSLYKKIFHF, encoded by the coding sequence ATGTTTAAATTAAAAAAAGAGAGTATTTTTTTTAAAATAATTTTATTTATTGGTTTAGGATTATTTTTAATTACTAATAGTCATAAAATTATGGCAATTAATATTGAAGATATTCCCACAAAAACAAATATGCAAATTCACGATATTTTTCTAGAAAAAGTAGAAGATATATCATATTATGTAATAAATAATAATTATTTTGAATGTTTTACTTCTTTAACTTTAGAATATCCATGCTATAATGGAACAAACACTCAACATGAACTTAGTTGGATGATTAAACCACCATATTATTGGATAATCCAACAAAAACCTGTTAAATTATTGTGTGTTGTGTTTGATAAAGGAATTAGAGATAAAATGGATGATAAATACACCTTAGAAGATTTGATTCAAATGGGAAATGGCGCTTCAAATATGTATATTTTTTGGTTAAAAAAACCATTAAATTTAAATTCTAAAATCAATGAAACAAAAAATATAAAAGATATAAATAAACAAATTTATAATCATCTAGAGATAAAATTTCAAAAAAAAGAAATAGGTAAAATAAATAATCAATTAAATTTATTGCAAAACCAAAAATCACAATTAGAAAACCAATTATCTTCAAATAAAAAAGATTTAAATAAATTAGAGCATGAAATTAATCAAAAACAGGCCGAGGTTGAATCAAAAAAGCAACAATTAATCGAGCAAATTAATTTATCAAAAGAAGAAAAAAAACAACTAAATTCAGAAATTAACACTTTAAAAACTGATATCAACCAAGAAAAAGTTAATTTTGAAGTTCAATTATCTCTCAAAGAAGAGGAAATCAATCAATTAAAAAATAAATTAAAGTTATTAAAAGCAGAATTAGAAAACGAAAAAATAAAATATCAAAAAAAAATAATAACTTTAGAACAAAAAATAAATACTTATTCAGGAATTTTAGATTCATTATATAAAAAAATTTTTCATTTTTAA
- the ftsY gene encoding signal recognition particle-docking protein FtsY, giving the protein MFQWFKKKFFQNKNNDKYQLGLQKTKDHFANFETLLKESKDIHQSLLSSLENLLIESDFGIKTTLFLMQAIKIHLNEKNIKEAQLLPAIIIEKMFDLYQKETKKHLDESQNQNDEITNKNKLYQEPKNEKNPKMYLFVGVNGVGKTTTIAKMAAKLKQEGKKVLLIAGDTFRAGAIEQLKIWGNHTEIEVFYKMGSNSPSSVIFEGLQLAKKNNYDIVLCDTAGRLQNKTNLMQELAKIKRVILKHLPLANLQSFLVLDANTGQNALNQVKIFNEAVSLTGVILTKLDGTSKGGIVFSIKHLYQLQTKYIGLGEKVEDLVEFDIKNYLFHLFKNFFPAHVLQ; this is encoded by the coding sequence ATGTTTCAATGGTTTAAAAAGAAATTTTTTCAGAACAAAAATAACGATAAATATCAATTAGGTTTGCAAAAAACAAAAGATCATTTTGCCAACTTTGAAACTCTTTTAAAAGAATCCAAAGATATTCATCAATCTTTATTGTCGTCTTTAGAAAACCTACTAATCGAAAGTGATTTCGGTATTAAAACGACTCTTTTTTTAATGCAAGCCATCAAAATTCATCTTAATGAAAAAAACATCAAAGAAGCACAACTTTTACCAGCCATTATTATAGAAAAGATGTTTGACTTGTATCAAAAAGAAACAAAAAAACACTTAGACGAATCTCAAAACCAAAATGATGAGATAACAAATAAAAACAAGTTATATCAAGAACCCAAAAACGAAAAAAATCCTAAAATGTATTTATTTGTGGGGGTTAATGGAGTTGGAAAAACAACTACTATTGCCAAAATGGCTGCTAAATTAAAACAAGAAGGCAAAAAAGTTCTTTTGATTGCAGGCGACACTTTTCGTGCAGGAGCAATTGAACAATTAAAAATTTGGGGCAATCATACCGAAATTGAAGTTTTTTATAAAATGGGTTCAAACAGCCCATCAAGTGTTATTTTTGAAGGGTTGCAATTAGCCAAAAAAAATAATTATGATATTGTGTTGTGCGATACTGCAGGAAGGTTGCAAAACAAAACTAACCTCATGCAAGAATTAGCCAAAATCAAAAGAGTTATTTTAAAACACTTGCCTTTAGCGAATTTGCAATCTTTTTTAGTTTTAGATGCCAACACAGGACAAAATGCCCTCAATCAAGTCAAAATATTTAACGAAGCAGTTAGTTTAACTGGGGTTATTTTAACCAAACTTGACGGAACTTCTAAAGGTGGGATTGTCTTTTCAATTAAGCATTTATATCAATTACAGACTAAATATATTGGCTTAGGGGAAAAAGTAGAAGACCTGGTGGAATTTGATATCAAAAACTACCTTTTTCATTTATTTAAAAATTTTTTCCCTGCGCACGTTTTACAATAA
- a CDS encoding ABC transporter ATP-binding protein produces the protein MIKKRDLILEIKDIGKIFTNKFEGLKGISLQICKGESFGLVGESGSGKSTLGKIIAGILKSSKGQVFYFNNPKKYLIEQGYKKNIANNKDKSRFQEVQIIFQNCDASLNPKMIVYDLIAEGLIVQKKYSKQEIHAKIKEIIHLVGLKESDLSRFPHEFSGGQKQRIVIARALIVKPKIIIADEPVSALDVSIQAQIINLLNDLKNI, from the coding sequence TTGATTAAAAAAAGAGATTTAATTTTAGAAATAAAAGATATTGGTAAAATATTTACTAATAAATTTGAAGGATTAAAAGGTATTTCTTTGCAAATTTGTAAAGGAGAAAGTTTTGGATTAGTAGGCGAATCTGGAAGTGGTAAAAGCACTTTAGGAAAAATTATAGCAGGTATTCTTAAAAGTAGTAAAGGCCAAGTTTTTTATTTTAATAATCCAAAAAAATACTTAATTGAACAAGGTTATAAAAAAAATATTGCAAATAATAAAGATAAATCAAGATTCCAAGAAGTGCAGATAATTTTTCAAAACTGTGATGCATCTTTAAACCCTAAAATGATTGTTTATGATTTAATTGCTGAAGGGTTAATAGTTCAAAAAAAATATAGTAAACAAGAAATACATGCGAAAATAAAAGAAATAATTCATTTAGTGGGTTTAAAAGAAAGCGATTTATCCCGCTTTCCTCATGAATTTTCTGGAGGACAAAAACAACGGATTGTTATTGCAAGAGCTTTAATTGTAAAACCAAAAATTATTATTGCTGATGAACCTGTTTCTGCTTTAGATGTCTCTATTCAAGCCCAAATAATCAATCTTTTAAATGATTTAAAAAACATTTAG